Proteins encoded within one genomic window of Rossellomorea vietnamensis:
- a CDS encoding Stp1/IreP family PP2C-type Ser/Thr phosphatase has translation MKTVYFTDKGKVRQLNEDSAGVFVNQHGDHLAVVADGMGGHRAGDVASELTISILKDLWEKTEKFHTADEAENWLKSTINEVNKEVYTYSQSNSECEGMGTTLVGAICTSLFATIVNIGDSRGYILNENGFHQLTEDHTLVNELVRSGEISKEDAEHHPRKNVILRAIGTEASITMDIKTIMFEEEDVILLCSDGLSNKVSEKEMKEVLAQDHSLENKGESLVHLANEYGGEDNITVVIVEFAAETESG, from the coding sequence GTGAAGACGGTTTATTTTACGGACAAAGGGAAAGTGCGGCAGCTGAATGAAGATAGTGCCGGTGTATTCGTGAATCAGCATGGAGATCATTTAGCTGTTGTAGCAGATGGGATGGGCGGCCACAGAGCAGGGGACGTTGCCAGTGAGCTTACCATTTCCATCTTAAAGGACTTATGGGAGAAAACCGAGAAATTTCACACCGCTGATGAAGCAGAAAATTGGTTAAAATCAACTATTAACGAAGTAAACAAAGAAGTATATACTTATTCTCAATCCAATTCCGAATGCGAAGGGATGGGCACGACTCTCGTCGGAGCCATCTGTACTTCTTTATTTGCAACGATTGTCAATATTGGTGACAGCAGAGGGTACATCCTGAATGAAAACGGATTTCATCAATTGACCGAAGATCATACGCTTGTGAATGAATTGGTGAGAAGCGGTGAAATTTCAAAGGAAGATGCAGAGCATCATCCGAGAAAAAATGTCATTTTAAGAGCGATCGGTACGGAAGCTTCAATTACGATGGATATTAAAACGATCATGTTCGAAGAGGAAGATGTCATTCTTCTATGTTCAGACGGTCTTTCGAATAAAGTCTCTGAAAAAGAAATGAAAGAGGTATTGGCCCAGGACCACTCCCTGGAAAATAAAGGGGAGTCGCTCGTTCATTTAGCCAATGAATATGGCGGTGAAGATAATATTACCGTAGTAATTGTCGAGTTTGCCGCTGAAACGGAAAGCGGGTGA
- the pknB gene encoding Stk1 family PASTA domain-containing Ser/Thr kinase: MMEGKRISGRYRIIKLIGGGGMANVYLAHDVILDREVAIKMLRIDFANEEEFIKRFQREAQSATSLAHPNIVSIYDVGEEDDLYYIVMEYVHGMTLKQYIQQHSPVNVDKAIDIMKQLTIAMSHAHQNHIVHRDIKPHNILLDEEGNVKITDFGIAMALSATSITQTNSVLGSVHYLSPEQARGGMATKKSDIYSLGIVMFELLTGRLPFSGESAVSIALKHLQSETPSLKRWNPDIPQSVENIVLKATAKDPFRRYESLEEMDDDLSTALDADRMNEPKFAVPLDDEATKAIPVITDQKAYSNLDDTIVHHQTDDVQTKPTPPVKEGKKGKKDKTKPPKGKSKKKWPMVIIGLFFLLILLGVAAVTMVPGLLGPKEIEVPNVSEMDQTEAISTIISAGFVVGETKKVPDEEIPEEYVIKTNPKAGRMANEGSAIDIYVSTGKEKVEVDDYVGKDFEEVSADLEEKGFTVEKEEEFNDEKAKGTILDQDPSPGDDVVAEETTITFTVSKGRESFDLDSLEGFDQTALDKYEASKGINIIVQSEEFSSEVEEGKVISHKPVASTPITKGDTVYVIMSKGPEPPKEVPTKEVTEDVTIPYKGQEGNPQSVEVFIDDKDSNLDDSDADQVQGIYEDTTITLTFTLEEGTKGEYLILVDGEKYETGTVEYPKEE, from the coding sequence ATGATGGAAGGTAAGCGCATCAGTGGGCGTTACAGAATTATTAAACTCATTGGTGGAGGGGGAATGGCCAACGTTTATTTAGCTCACGATGTGATTCTTGATCGTGAAGTGGCCATTAAAATGCTCCGGATCGACTTTGCCAATGAAGAGGAGTTCATTAAACGATTCCAACGGGAAGCCCAATCTGCTACTAGTCTTGCCCACCCTAATATTGTGAGCATTTATGATGTAGGAGAAGAGGATGATCTCTATTATATCGTCATGGAATATGTTCATGGCATGACGCTAAAGCAATACATACAGCAACACTCGCCTGTCAATGTCGACAAGGCGATCGATATCATGAAGCAACTGACAATCGCCATGTCACATGCTCATCAGAATCATATCGTGCACCGTGACATTAAGCCTCATAACATCCTTCTTGATGAAGAAGGAAATGTGAAGATAACGGATTTCGGGATCGCGATGGCCCTTAGTGCCACATCGATCACACAGACAAATTCGGTTCTTGGATCGGTACACTATCTTTCTCCTGAGCAGGCAAGAGGCGGGATGGCCACAAAGAAATCGGACATCTATTCCCTCGGGATCGTCATGTTCGAATTGTTGACGGGCAGATTACCTTTCTCCGGAGAGTCGGCGGTCTCGATTGCCTTAAAGCATCTGCAATCGGAAACACCTTCCTTGAAAAGGTGGAACCCGGACATTCCGCAAAGTGTAGAAAATATCGTACTGAAAGCAACGGCAAAGGATCCTTTCAGACGATACGAAAGCCTTGAAGAAATGGATGACGACTTGTCGACGGCCCTTGATGCCGATCGCATGAACGAACCTAAATTTGCCGTTCCTCTTGACGATGAAGCGACTAAAGCGATCCCTGTCATCACGGATCAAAAGGCGTACTCGAATTTAGATGATACGATCGTCCATCACCAGACAGACGACGTGCAAACCAAGCCGACCCCGCCAGTGAAAGAGGGGAAGAAGGGTAAAAAAGATAAAACAAAACCGCCTAAAGGTAAAAGTAAGAAGAAGTGGCCGATGGTGATCATTGGTTTATTCTTTTTATTGATCCTGTTAGGGGTCGCGGCTGTCACGATGGTACCAGGTTTATTGGGGCCGAAAGAGATAGAAGTACCGAACGTTTCTGAAATGGATCAAACCGAAGCGATTTCGACGATCATATCAGCTGGGTTTGTGGTGGGTGAAACCAAGAAGGTACCCGATGAAGAAATTCCCGAAGAATATGTGATCAAGACCAATCCGAAAGCAGGCCGAATGGCGAATGAAGGGTCGGCTATTGATATCTATGTCAGTACGGGTAAAGAAAAAGTGGAAGTCGATGATTATGTCGGGAAAGATTTTGAAGAAGTGTCTGCAGATTTGGAGGAAAAAGGATTCACGGTAGAGAAAGAAGAAGAGTTTAATGATGAAAAGGCCAAGGGGACGATCTTGGATCAGGACCCGTCACCAGGGGACGACGTCGTGGCTGAGGAGACGACGATAACGTTTACGGTGAGTAAGGGTCGGGAATCCTTTGATTTAGACAGTTTGGAAGGGTTCGATCAAACTGCACTCGATAAATATGAAGCATCAAAAGGGATAAACATCATTGTACAAAGTGAAGAATTCTCATCAGAAGTAGAAGAGGGCAAGGTGATTTCCCATAAGCCGGTGGCAAGTACCCCAATAACAAAAGGGGATACGGTTTATGTGATTATGTCTAAGGGTCCTGAACCGCCTAAGGAAGTACCGACTAAGGAGGTTACCGAAGACGTAACCATCCCTTATAAGGGTCAAGAAGGGAATCCCCAATCCGTGGAAGTATTCATTGACGATAAGGACAGCAATCTTGACGACAGTGATGCAGACCAAGTTCAAGGGATTTATGAGGATACGACCATTACATTGACCTTCACGTTAGAAGAGGGAACAAAAGGGGAGTATCTCATTTTAGTCGACGGGGAAAAGTATGAAACAGGGACTGTCGAGTATCCTAAAGAAGAATAA